A stretch of Palaemon carinicauda isolate YSFRI2023 chromosome 34, ASM3689809v2, whole genome shotgun sequence DNA encodes these proteins:
- the LOC137626972 gene encoding uncharacterized protein, producing MAIRRTRSLKRRLDNDEAYKTSYVAQMEKYTDKGYAERVPVSQLDRKDGRVWLMPHHSVRHPVKQKDRVVFDLKARHRGTSLNEHLMQGPDLTNSLTGVLLHFREGQHAITADVQEMFHQVKVPEEDRDCLYLWWPEGVTSKKLQVFRMTSHVFGARSSPSVVNFCLLKTALDFRSMYNEEASNSIRRNFYVDNLLKAMDDEEECIKLTRDLINLCRDGGFRLNQWTSSSKQILAAIPREERDDSVAVLDLNKDELPTERALGIHWNMSIDVFTFRIVLKDMPFNRRGVLSVVASIFDPLGYLSPVTLIAKILLQEMCRRKLSWDERMSADELVRWKTWLAQLPQLEEFQLRRSFILPDFGDVDTPSAAPLCRRKSDRLWCSLLLACSWCQRKDSLHSRHRTGESRPSEKDHHPSS from the coding sequence ATGGCAATTCGACGAACCCGAAGCTTGAAAAGAAGACTAGACAACGACGAAGCTTACAAGACATCCTACGTAGCTCAGATGGAGAAATATACTGATAAGGGCTACGCCGAAAGGGTTCCTGTAAGTCAGCTAGACAGGAAGGACGGGCGCGTATGGCTTATGCCGCACCACTCTGTCAGGCATCCTGTCAAACAGAAAGACCGAGTGGTCTTCGATCTGAAGGCAAGGCACCGAGGAACATCTCTCAACGAACATCTGATGCAAGGCCCCGACCTCACCAATAGCCTGACGGGTGTTCTCCTGCATTTTAGAGAGGGTCAACATGCCATCACAGCAGATGTGCAGGAGATGTTCCATCAGGTGAAGGTACCTGAAGAGGACAGAGACTGCCTGTACCTCTGGTGGCCAGAAGGTGTCACCAGCAAAAAACTGCAAGTCTTCAGAATGACGTCCCACGTTTTTGGCGCAAGATCATCGCCGAGCGTCGTTAACTTCTGCTTACTCAAAACGGCCCTGGACTTCAGAAGCATGTATAACGAAGAAGCTTCTAACTCTATACGTCGCAACTTCTACGTCGACAACCTCCTCAAGGCGATGGATGATGAGGAAGAATGCATTAAACTGACAAGAGATCTGATCAACCTGTGCAGGGATGGAGGTTTCCGTCTTAACCAATGGACCTCCAGCAGCAAGCAAATTCTAGCTGCGATCCCCAGAGAAGAACGAGACGACTCTGTGGCTGTCCTAGACTTGAATAAAGATGAGCTGCCAACTGAACGAGCCCTGGGGATCCATTGGAATATGAGCATAGACGTGTTCACGTTCAGAATCGTCCTTAAAGACATGCCTTTCAACCGACGTGGTGTGCTCTCTGTTGTTGCATCGATCTTTGACCCCTTGGGCTACTTATCCCCCGTCACTTTGATCGCGAAGATCCTGTTGCAAGAAATGTGCCGAAGGAAGCTCTCGTGGGATGAGAGGATGTCTGCTGATGAACTTGTTCGATGGAAGACCTGGCTTGCGCAGTTGCCACAACTGGAAGAGTTCCAACTGCGAAGGTCCTTCATACTACCAGACTTCGGAGATGTTGACACCCCTTCAGCTGCACCACTTTGCAGACGCAAGTCAGACAGGCTATGGTGTAGTCTCTTACTTGCGTGTAGTTGGTGTCAACGGAAAGATTCATTGCACTCTCGTCATAGGACGGGCGAGAGTCGCCCCTCTGAAAAGGACCACCATCCCTCGTCTTGA
- the LOC137626973 gene encoding uncharacterized protein: protein MAWRYINTTANPADLASRASPSLTSSNHLCGFQGPDFLKMDETHWPTMPEDVVRGELDPDAEVKTSLVFDITKKEPTFIESIAIRFSSWLKFVRTVAWMTRFIRHMQKARPYSGDSLSSAELRTAENLIWRLTQSQEYEEELSTLSKKGKIAEEV, encoded by the coding sequence ATGGCTTGGAGATACATCAATACTACTGCGAACCCAGCAGACCTCGCGTCACGTGCCTCTCCGTCGCTGACTTCCTCCAATCATCTTTGTGGTTTTCAGGGACCAGATTTCCTCAAGATGGACGAAACGCACTGGCCAACCATGCCCGAAGATGTTGTCAGAGGAGAGCTTGATCCAGACGCCGAAGTGAAGACTTCTCTCGTCTTCGATATAACGAAGAAAGAACCAACGTTCATTGAATCAATAGCGATAAGATTCTCCTCCTGGTTGAAGTTTGTCAGGACCGTCGCGTGGATGACAAGATTTATCCGCCACATGCAGAAGGCTCGCCCATACAGCGGCGACTCACTCTCGAGTGCGGAACTGCGTACCGCGGAGAATTTGATCTGGAGACTGACCCAAAGCCAAGAGTATGAAGAAGAGTTAAGCACCCTCTCGAAGAAGGGGAAGATCGCTGAAGAGGTCTAG
- the LOC137626974 gene encoding uncharacterized protein: MVRATHESCGHRGQNHLMTQLRTNYWIVRGNAIVKTVIRECLVCRRLSRRPLDQVMAELPSDRLCPDEPPFTTTGSDCFGPFLVKQGRSTAKRWGAIFICLTSRAVHLEVIDTMEQDSFVNAIRRFVARRGPIKRIWSDNGTNIVATERELRKALQRFNEGEIRDTLSIRGIEWNFHPPHASHFGGVCERLIMSVRRALTAACLQQVTTDEMLHTLFCEVEAVVNSLPLTKINDDPNCPAPLTPNMILTLKGSPDPFTSTCKKDMYVKRRWRQAQFLADEFWRRWIQEYLPLLQERQKWSVPKRDINVGDVVLTLDERLPRGSWPLGKVMEVTWSADGRVRQALIKTENGEFRRPVQKLCLLLENCKGYDIK, encoded by the coding sequence ATGGTGAGAGCCACGCACGAATCCTGCGGCCATCGTGGCCAGAACCACCTGATGACCCAGTTGAGGACAAACTACTGGATCGTCCGCGGAAATGCGATCGTCAAGACTGTCATTCGAGAATGCTTGGTCTGTCGCAGACTAAGTCGTCGTCCTTTAGATCAGGTGATGGCTGAACTGCCATCCGACCGGCTTTGTCCAGATGAACCCCCCTTTACTACCACTGGGTCGGACTGCTTCGGACCGTTCTTAGTGAAGCAAGGAAGGTCCACAGCGAAGCGTTGGGGCGCTATCTTTATATGCCTTACCTCGCGAGCAGTCCACCTGGAAGTGATCGATACAATGGAACAAGACTCATTCGTCAACGCCATCAGGCGTTTCGTCGCTCGCAGGGGGCCTATCAAGAGAATATGGTCCGACAACGGGACCAACATTGTGGCCACGGAACGAGAGCTAAGAAAAGCTCTCCAGCGCTTCAACGAAGGAGAAATCAGAGACACACTCTCGATCCGAGGCATAGAGTGGAACTTTCATCCACCACATGCCTCACACTTCGGCGGAGTGTGTGAGCGTCTGATCATGTCCGTCCGAAGAGCCCTCACAGCGGCCTGTCTCCAACAAGTCACGACTGATGAAATGCTTCACACTCTGTTCTGCGAAGTGGAGGCTGTTGTTAATAGCCTACCTCTGACGAAGATCAACGACGACCCGAACTGCCCTGCCCCTCTCACGCCTAACATGATCCTAACTTTGAAAGGGTCACCCGATCCCTTCACATCCACATGCAAGAAGGACATGTATGTGAAGAGGCGATGGAGACAGGCACAGTTCCTCGCTGACGAATTCTGGCGCAGGTGGATACAGGAGTATCTCCCCCTGCTTCAGGAGCGCCAGAAGTGGTCAGTCCCAAAGCGTGACATCAATGTCGGTGACGTCGTTCTAACGCTGGACGAGCGGCTTCCCCGAGGCAGCTGGCCTCTAGGGAAAGTCATGGAGGTCACTTGGAGCGCTGACGGTCGCGTACGTCAAGCTTTGATCAAGACTGAGAACGGCGAGTTCAGAAGGCCTGTGCAGAAACTGTGCCTTCTCTTGGAAAATTGTAAAGGCTATGATATAAAGTGA